A genome region from Triticum aestivum cultivar Chinese Spring chromosome 2B, IWGSC CS RefSeq v2.1, whole genome shotgun sequence includes the following:
- the LOC123040749 gene encoding uncharacterized protein, with protein sequence MGSAVSSAIADAAVEFLHLEGQIVDEDDPHRGPLLSELPLDQQQRRVQRFMDRLERKRRRNLVLYGPRSEVERNRAIVLPHVQIALRHYNSNNPGAEFEPVSPMSCNRVGFRDEIWFHFNFLARRCLKKHNFWARGRVAPEPDTSDQYFFAELHYDRFGKPVVETCTILEKPICQFKGKCAFCKGSVGIWHPRNGGFLCGREGQKKEYCQMFMLSERPKKGPEDEPSLVRRLFDELPLAA encoded by the exons ATGGGATCCGCCGTCTCTTCCGCCATCGCCGACGCAGCAGTGGAGTTTTTACACCTTGAGGGGCAGATCGTGGACGAGGACGATCCCCACCGGGGGCCCTTGCTCTCCGAGCTGCCCCTCGACCAGCAACAACGCCGTGTCCAACGCTTCATGGACAGGTTGGAGCGCAAGCGTCGCCGCAACCTTGTGTTGTACGGCCCGAGATCAGAAGT GGAGCGCAACAGAGCCATAGTTCTCCCACATGTCCAGATCGCCCTTCGCCACTACAATTCAAACAACCCG GGTGCAGAGTTCGAGCCTGTCAGTCCTATGTCGTGCAATCGTGTCGGATTCAGGGACGAGATTTGGTTTCACTTCAACTTTTTAGCTCGCCGGTGCCTCAAAAAGCACAATTTCTGGGCTCGCGGGAGGGTTGCTCCAGAACCAGATACCTCTGACCAGTATTTCTTCGCTGAGCTACACTATGACCGCTTCGGCAAACCAGTTGTCGAAACGTGCACTATATTGG AAAAACCGATTTGCCAATTTAAAGGAAAATGTGCCTTTTGCAAGGGCTCAGTTGGGATTTGGCACCCTAGGAACGGAGGTTTTTTGTGTGGAAGGGAGGGCCAGAAAAAGGAGTATTGTCAGATGTTTATGTTGAGTGAAAGGCCCAAGAAAGGACCAGAGGACGAACCTTCTTTAGTTCGAAGGCTATTTGATGAGTTGCCACTAGCTGCCTAG